In Solidesulfovibrio sp., a single window of DNA contains:
- a CDS encoding lysophospholipid acyltransferase family protein produces the protein MIRSFFFALCLAPLTILFSGLCWIFACLGRNGAFSHRLESLWAKSLLACAGVRLTVDLSALTPGEAYVFMANHQSHMDIPILFSVLSGYNFRFLAKESLFAIPVFGPAMRRVGHVAIDRENRRKAMESIKEATDIVSRGVGLLVFPEGTRAVDTTRLGPFKTGGMIVALKCRAKVAPVIITGSARVLPKHGKWVRAGEVTVRALPPFDPHAQYTLKQREAFKNDLWARMNAAYQEMRQ, from the coding sequence ATGATCCGATCCTTTTTTTTCGCCCTTTGCCTGGCGCCGCTGACGATCCTTTTCAGCGGCCTGTGCTGGATATTCGCCTGCCTCGGCCGCAACGGGGCCTTCTCCCACCGGCTCGAGAGCCTGTGGGCCAAAAGCCTGCTGGCCTGCGCCGGCGTGCGCCTGACGGTCGACCTGTCGGCCCTGACCCCGGGCGAGGCCTACGTTTTCATGGCCAACCACCAAAGCCACATGGACATCCCTATTCTCTTCTCGGTGCTGTCCGGCTACAATTTCCGCTTCCTGGCCAAGGAAAGCCTGTTTGCGATACCCGTCTTCGGCCCGGCCATGCGCCGGGTGGGCCATGTGGCCATCGACCGGGAAAACCGTCGCAAGGCCATGGAATCCATCAAGGAAGCCACGGATATCGTCTCCCGTGGCGTGGGCCTGCTCGTTTTTCCCGAGGGAACCCGGGCCGTGGACACCACGCGGCTGGGCCCGTTCAAGACCGGCGGCATGATCGTGGCCCTCAAGTGCCGGGCCAAGGTCGCGCCCGTCATCATCACCGGCTCGGCCCGCGTCCTGCCCAAGCACGGCAAGTGGGTGCGCGCCGGGGAAGTGACCGTGCGCGCCCTGCCGCCGTTCGACCCCCACGCACAGTACACGCTGAAGCAGCGTGAGGCCTTTAAAAACGACCTTTGGGCCCGCATGAACGCGGCCTATCAGGAGATGCGACAATGA
- a CDS encoding response regulator gives MKILIVDDDHVSQVALSATLSRYGECTCEGNGRDGLARFTAALDAQAPFDLVFMDIQMPVMDGQTALCAIRELERERKVAPGREAKAVMITCHDDIKNISTSFFKGQVTCYFTKPIDLRAMIEELRREDLI, from the coding sequence ATGAAAATTCTCATTGTCGACGACGATCATGTTTCCCAGGTCGCGCTTTCGGCCACCCTGTCCCGGTACGGAGAATGCACGTGCGAAGGCAACGGCCGCGACGGGCTGGCCCGGTTCACGGCCGCCCTGGACGCGCAAGCCCCGTTCGACCTGGTGTTCATGGATATCCAGATGCCGGTCATGGACGGCCAGACGGCGCTTTGCGCCATCCGCGAACTGGAACGGGAACGCAAGGTCGCGCCGGGCCGCGAAGCCAAGGCCGTGATGATCACCTGTCATGACGACATCAAAAATATCAGCACGTCGTTTTTCAAGGGCCAGGTCACCTGCTACTTCACCAAGCCCATCGACCTGCGCGCCATGATCGAGGAACTGCGGCGGGAAGATTTGATCTGA
- the tsf gene encoding translation elongation factor Ts, giving the protein MSDISASSVKALRDKTGAGMMDCKKALTECTGDTEKAVAWLREKGLAKAQKRAGRATSEGVIGSYIHSNGKIGVMVEIKCETDFVARSERFQEFAKNVAMQIAAASPVCLAPEDVPAELLAKEREIFKHQAMEEGKPEAIAEKIVDGRIKKFYKEICLLEQPFIKDDKVSIKDLLNELIGVLGENVQIGRFTRMALGEDVA; this is encoded by the coding sequence ATGTCCGATATCTCCGCCAGCTCCGTGAAAGCCCTGCGCGACAAGACCGGCGCGGGCATGATGGACTGCAAGAAAGCCCTGACCGAGTGCACCGGCGACACCGAAAAGGCCGTGGCCTGGCTGCGCGAGAAGGGCCTGGCCAAGGCCCAGAAGCGCGCCGGCCGCGCCACCTCCGAGGGCGTGATCGGTTCCTATATCCACTCCAACGGCAAGATCGGCGTCATGGTCGAGATCAAGTGCGAGACCGACTTCGTCGCCCGGTCCGAACGCTTCCAGGAGTTCGCCAAAAACGTGGCCATGCAGATCGCCGCCGCTTCTCCGGTCTGCCTGGCCCCCGAGGACGTGCCGGCCGAGCTTCTGGCCAAGGAGCGCGAGATCTTCAAGCACCAGGCCATGGAAGAGGGCAAGCCCGAAGCCATCGCCGAGAAGATCGTCGATGGCCGCATCAAGAAGTTCTACAAGGAAATCTGCCTGCTCGAACAGCCGTTCATCAAGGACGACAAGGTCAGCATCAAGGACCTGCTCAACGAGCTGATCGGCGTTTTGGGCGAGAACGTCCAGATCGGGCGCTTCACGCGCATGGCCCTGGGCGAGGACGTCGCCTAG
- the pyrH gene encoding UMP kinase, whose protein sequence is MSKLRFSQVLLKISGEALAGGHPFGIDNLTITNFCREIAQAAAAGARVSLVIGGGNIFRGVSEQAAGMDRASADYMGMLATVLNALAVQEGLEKQGLSTRVMSAISMREVCEPYIRRRALRHLEKGRVVICAAGTGNPYFTTDTAAALRAMELKTEAILKGTKVDGVYDKDPAKYPDAVKYDSLTYMDVLEKRLRVMDTTAISLAMDNNLPIVVFNMFTPGNLTRVLTGEPVGTVVKGDE, encoded by the coding sequence ATGTCGAAATTGCGGTTTTCCCAGGTTTTGCTTAAGATCAGCGGCGAGGCGCTGGCCGGGGGTCACCCGTTTGGGATCGACAACCTGACCATCACCAATTTCTGTCGGGAAATCGCCCAGGCGGCCGCGGCCGGGGCCAGGGTCTCCCTGGTTATCGGGGGCGGGAACATCTTTCGCGGCGTCTCGGAACAGGCCGCCGGCATGGACCGGGCCTCGGCCGATTACATGGGCATGCTGGCCACGGTTTTAAACGCCCTGGCCGTGCAGGAAGGCCTGGAGAAGCAGGGGCTGTCCACCCGCGTCATGTCGGCCATCTCCATGCGCGAGGTCTGCGAGCCCTACATCCGCCGCCGGGCCCTGCGGCATTTGGAGAAGGGCCGGGTGGTCATCTGCGCCGCCGGAACGGGCAACCCGTATTTCACCACGGACACCGCCGCGGCGCTGCGGGCCATGGAGCTCAAAACGGAGGCCATCCTCAAGGGAACCAAGGTCGACGGCGTCTACGACAAGGACCCGGCCAAGTACCCCGACGCCGTCAAGTACGACAGCCTGACCTACATGGACGTGCTGGAGAAAAGGCTTCGCGTCATGGACACCACGGCGATCAGCCTGGCCATGGACAACAACCTGCCCATCGTGGTCTTCAACATGTTCACCCCGGGCAACCTGACGCGGGTGCTCACCGGGGAACCCGTGGGAACGGTGGTCAAAGGAGACGAGTGA
- the rpsB gene encoding 30S ribosomal protein S2, translating into MPYVTMKQLLETGVHFGHQTRRWNPKMRTFIFGARNGIHIIDLQQTVKLYQKAHDFVAGVIAGGGRVIFVGTKRQAQESVKKEAERAEQFFVTNRWMGGMLTNFQTIKKSIDRLKNLERMFEDGSIKRFPKKEIVMMGREVEKLNATLGGIKNMDRLPQAAFIIDPKREEIAVQECRKLGIPIVAVVDTNCDPDVIDYVIPGNDDAIRAIKLFAASISEACLEGAAQTKDAPAGADKDEKPEPAPAPVAAEAESETTEE; encoded by the coding sequence ATGCCTTACGTGACCATGAAGCAGCTGCTCGAGACCGGTGTCCACTTCGGCCACCAGACCCGCCGCTGGAACCCCAAGATGCGGACCTTCATCTTCGGGGCCAGGAACGGCATCCACATCATCGACCTCCAGCAGACCGTCAAGCTCTACCAGAAGGCCCACGACTTCGTGGCCGGCGTCATCGCCGGCGGCGGACGGGTGATCTTCGTCGGCACCAAGCGCCAGGCCCAGGAGTCCGTGAAAAAGGAAGCCGAGCGCGCCGAGCAGTTCTTCGTCACCAACCGTTGGATGGGCGGCATGCTCACCAACTTCCAGACCATCAAAAAAAGCATCGACCGCCTCAAGAACCTGGAACGCATGTTCGAGGACGGCAGCATCAAGCGCTTTCCCAAGAAGGAAATCGTCATGATGGGCCGCGAGGTGGAAAAATTGAACGCCACGCTTGGCGGCATCAAGAACATGGACCGCCTGCCCCAGGCCGCGTTCATCATCGACCCCAAGCGCGAGGAAATCGCCGTCCAGGAATGCCGCAAGCTCGGCATCCCCATCGTGGCCGTGGTCGACACCAACTGCGACCCCGACGTCATCGACTACGTGATTCCGGGCAACGACGACGCCATCCGGGCCATCAAGCTCTTCGCCGCCAGCATCAGCGAGGCCTGCCTCGAGGGCGCCGCCCAGACCAAGGACGCCCCGGCCGGGGCGGACAAGGATGAGAAGCCCGAACCGGCCCCGGCCCCCGTCGCCGCGGAAGCCGAATCCGAAACCACCGAAGAGTAG
- a CDS encoding ATP-binding protein, with product MSQPVPSPTDFSRKPPLRVLLTAPVVALVLATGLGIGWLALSGGREAVGDAAGQVRAEVLVRVRQTLAAYLDVPGEVNALGVEALRRGLLVPGEPRNVQRYFSAIVEANPSIAYNFYGTADGEFYGARRLGPRQVQIVRAGAETGGDSHNFAVTPDGDAGELKQVYKHFDPRTRPWYKAGAAAGGPVWTPVYRHFALGVPTITACLPAFAPDGGLLGVFGADYPLTRIHEFLRTIKVGRRGEVYLLERTGDVVAASSLETDRLLTPNPDGTYRRLAALDAGEAMLAAAVRHLRKAPGGLAGIDGPVLSQVRGDAGDLYVLAEPFRDGKGIDWLLVAAAPVSDYMSRIEAGMRQSLAVVLAGIAAAAWAGIFMARRIARPVERLAAAAGDLSRGQWDLALPAPRSRELASLSEAFGRMAGQLRQAMDRLTRQHAVIVESNKTLEARVAARTAELTLMHGRLRAIFDAIPGFVHVVDRELRVVDVGDNLLRTLGIARENVLGRQCHEAFHGIETACPGCPLGEADGEKAVRVRPSTPGEEALLGRPFLAYSAPILDGGGMVWGHIECLMDVSELRQAERQLEAAKEEAEEANRAKSDFLAKMSHDIRTPLGSIIGLTDISLQSRLPAEIHDNLANVLEAAQGLLELINDLLDFSRAEAKSLPLREEHFSLRGLLASVMRACVPQARAKGLRLRLAPQRSCPAVVRGDAARLRQVLANLLGNAVKFTEKGGVRLLVSPVAPPEGHSAGEGWLRFTVADTGLGIAAEAVPTIFEPYRQASGEIAARFGGSGLGLAICRQMVELMGGVIGVDSAPGRGSVFTFTVPLPAGERSLARPPSPPVRSLDTLRQGQRPMRLLLAEDNPMNVRLARALLSRLGHRLTVAGSGREAIERLAVEAFDAVLMDVEMPEMDGLEATRRIRAGEAGAARQGVPIVAMTAHALSVFRDRCREAGVDAFVAKPVDFGELADVLRAIGDDGSPAEEPDPVRRAEAIARLDDDVTLYRELCRIFLDEAPGYRTRLETALKAGNFAGLGQVAHSIKNSAGAIGADGGRRLAEEVFSQAAAGNREGLGRTVALLLRELDQVTASLSRP from the coding sequence ATGTCGCAACCCGTGCCTTCGCCAACGGATTTCTCGCGCAAGCCGCCGCTTCGGGTGCTGCTGACGGCGCCCGTCGTGGCGCTGGTGCTGGCCACGGGCCTGGGCATCGGCTGGCTGGCCCTGTCGGGCGGCCGCGAGGCCGTGGGCGACGCGGCCGGACAGGTGCGCGCCGAGGTCCTCGTCCGGGTGCGCCAGACGCTGGCCGCCTATCTGGACGTGCCCGGGGAGGTCAACGCCCTGGGCGTCGAGGCCCTGCGCCGGGGGCTGCTCGTGCCCGGGGAACCCCGCAACGTCCAACGCTATTTTTCCGCCATCGTCGAGGCCAACCCCTCGATCGCCTACAACTTCTACGGAACCGCGGACGGCGAGTTCTACGGCGCCCGGCGGCTTGGCCCGCGGCAGGTCCAGATCGTGCGGGCCGGGGCCGAAACCGGCGGGGATTCCCACAACTTCGCGGTCACCCCGGACGGCGACGCCGGGGAACTCAAGCAGGTCTACAAACACTTCGACCCGCGCACCCGGCCCTGGTACAAGGCCGGCGCGGCCGCCGGCGGGCCGGTCTGGACGCCGGTCTACCGCCATTTCGCCCTGGGCGTGCCCACCATCACCGCCTGCCTGCCGGCCTTCGCCCCGGACGGCGGCCTGCTGGGCGTCTTCGGCGCGGACTACCCCCTGACGCGCATCCACGAATTCCTGCGCACCATCAAGGTGGGCCGGCGCGGCGAGGTCTACCTGCTCGAACGCACGGGCGACGTCGTGGCCGCCTCTTCCCTGGAAACCGACCGTCTCCTGACGCCCAATCCCGACGGCACCTACCGGCGCCTGGCGGCCCTCGACGCCGGGGAGGCCATGCTGGCCGCCGCCGTGCGCCACTTGCGGAAAGCCCCGGGGGGGCTCGCCGGCATCGACGGCCCGGTGCTGTCCCAGGTCCGCGGCGACGCCGGAGACCTGTACGTGCTGGCCGAGCCGTTTCGCGACGGCAAGGGCATCGACTGGCTGCTCGTGGCCGCCGCCCCGGTCTCGGACTACATGAGCCGCATCGAGGCGGGCATGCGCCAGAGCCTGGCCGTGGTCCTGGCCGGAATCGCCGCCGCGGCCTGGGCCGGGATCTTCATGGCCCGGCGCATCGCCCGGCCCGTGGAGCGCCTGGCCGCGGCCGCCGGCGACCTGTCGCGCGGGCAGTGGGACCTGGCCCTGCCGGCGCCCAGAAGCCGGGAGCTCGCCAGCCTCTCCGAGGCCTTCGGCCGCATGGCCGGCCAGTTGCGCCAGGCCATGGACCGCCTCACCCGCCAGCATGCCGTCATCGTGGAATCCAACAAGACCCTGGAGGCCCGGGTGGCCGCGCGCACGGCCGAACTCACCCTCATGCACGGCCGGCTGCGGGCCATCTTCGACGCCATCCCGGGCTTCGTCCACGTGGTCGACCGCGAACTGCGGGTGGTGGACGTGGGCGACAACCTCCTGCGCACCTTGGGCATCGCCCGCGAGAACGTGCTTGGCCGCCAGTGCCACGAGGCCTTCCACGGGATCGAAACGGCCTGCCCCGGCTGTCCCCTGGGCGAGGCGGACGGGGAAAAGGCGGTCCGGGTGCGACCGTCGACCCCGGGCGAGGAAGCGTTGCTCGGCCGGCCCTTTCTGGCCTACAGCGCGCCGATCCTGGACGGTGGCGGGATGGTCTGGGGCCATATCGAGTGCCTGATGGACGTCAGCGAACTGCGGCAGGCCGAGCGCCAGCTCGAGGCGGCCAAGGAGGAGGCCGAGGAGGCCAACCGGGCCAAGTCCGACTTTCTGGCCAAGATGAGCCACGATATCCGCACGCCGCTCGGTTCCATCATCGGGCTCACGGACATCTCCCTGCAATCGCGCCTGCCGGCGGAAATCCACGACAACCTGGCCAACGTGCTGGAGGCGGCCCAGGGGTTGCTCGAACTCATCAACGACCTGCTGGATTTTTCCCGGGCCGAGGCCAAGAGCCTGCCGCTTAGGGAGGAGCATTTCTCTTTGCGGGGACTGCTCGCCTCGGTGATGCGCGCCTGCGTTCCCCAGGCCCGGGCCAAGGGGCTGCGACTACGGCTTGCCCCGCAGCGGTCCTGCCCGGCGGTGGTGCGCGGCGATGCCGCCCGGTTGCGGCAGGTGCTGGCCAATCTGCTCGGCAATGCCGTGAAATTCACGGAAAAGGGCGGGGTGCGCCTGCTGGTGTCGCCCGTCGCGCCGCCCGAGGGCCACTCGGCCGGGGAGGGCTGGCTGCGCTTCACCGTGGCCGATACCGGCCTTGGCATCGCCGCCGAGGCCGTGCCCACGATTTTCGAGCCGTACAGGCAGGCCAGCGGCGAGATCGCCGCGCGTTTCGGCGGCTCGGGGCTGGGGCTGGCCATCTGCCGCCAGATGGTGGAGCTCATGGGCGGCGTCATCGGCGTGGACAGCGCCCCGGGCCGGGGCAGTGTGTTCACGTTCACCGTGCCGCTGCCCGCGGGCGAGCGTTCCCTGGCCAGGCCCCCGAGCCCTCCCGTGCGCAGCCTGGACACCCTGCGCCAGGGTCAGCGGCCCATGCGGCTGCTTCTGGCCGAGGACAACCCCATGAACGTGCGCCTGGCCCGGGCGTTGCTGTCGCGCCTGGGGCACAGGCTCACCGTGGCCGGCTCGGGGCGCGAGGCCATCGAACGCCTGGCCGTCGAAGCCTTCGACGCCGTGCTCATGGACGTGGAAATGCCGGAGATGGACGGCTTGGAGGCCACGCGCCGCATCCGGGCCGGCGAGGCCGGGGCGGCCCGGCAAGGTGTCCCCATCGTGGCCATGACCGCCCACGCCCTCTCCGTCTTCCGGGACCGCTGCCGGGAGGCCGGGGTGGACGCCTTCGTGGCCAAGCCCGTGGATTTCGGCGAACTGGCCGACGTGTTGCGCGCCATCGGCGACGACGGTTCGCCGGCGGAGGAACCCGATCCCGTGCGCCGGGCCGAGGCCATCGCCCGCCTGGACGACGATGTGACCCTGTACCGCGAACTGTGCCGTATCTTCCTGGACGAGGCCCCGGGCTACCGGACACGGCTGGAAACCGCCCTGAAGGCCGGGAATTTCGCCGGCCTCGGCCAGGTGGCCCATTCCATCAAGAACAGCGCCGGTGCCATCGGCGCCGATGGCGGCCGTCGGCTGGCCGAGGAGGTTTTCTCCCAGGCCGCCGCCGGGAACCGGGAGGGCCTGGGCCGGACGGTGGCCCTGCTGCTGCGGGAACTCGACCAGGTGACCGCTTCCCTGTCGCGTCCGTGA
- a CDS encoding isoamylase early set domain-containing protein, translating to MSLKKKLLKSKPICKVTFTLAKEQAKAAREVHLVGEFNDWEIGATPMRKQKDGAFSATLDLATGREYQYRYLIDGDIWISDPEADKYAFSPFGDCENSVVTV from the coding sequence ATGTCCCTGAAAAAAAAGCTTCTGAAGAGCAAGCCGATCTGCAAGGTCACCTTCACCCTGGCCAAGGAGCAAGCCAAGGCCGCGCGCGAGGTCCACCTCGTCGGCGAGTTCAACGATTGGGAAATCGGGGCCACGCCCATGCGCAAGCAGAAAGACGGCGCGTTTTCGGCCACCCTCGACCTCGCCACCGGCCGCGAGTACCAGTACCGCTACCTGATCGACGGCGACATCTGGATCAGCGATCCCGAGGCGGACAAGTACGCCTTTTCGCCCTTCGGCGACTGCGAAAATTCCGTGGTCACGGTCTAG
- the frr gene encoding ribosome recycling factor — protein MQAVLTDAEERMKKALATLDKEFARLRTGRATTSLLDGLRVDYYGTPTPLDQIASVATPDSRTITIQPWDRKAFSDVERAILKSDLGLTPVNDGKIIRISIPPLTEDRRKDLAKVAKKYAEEAKVAVRNIRRDANETLKKKKNDKSISEDDQHKGQDDVQKLTDAYIAKAEDILSKKEKEIMEI, from the coding sequence ATGCAGGCAGTGCTTACGGACGCCGAAGAGCGCATGAAAAAGGCGCTCGCGACGCTGGATAAGGAATTCGCGCGGCTGCGCACCGGTCGGGCCACCACGAGCCTGCTCGACGGCCTGCGCGTGGACTACTACGGCACCCCCACCCCCCTGGACCAGATCGCCTCGGTGGCCACCCCCGACAGCCGCACCATCACCATCCAGCCCTGGGACCGCAAGGCCTTTAGCGACGTGGAAAGGGCCATCCTCAAGTCCGACCTGGGGCTCACCCCGGTCAACGACGGCAAGATCATCCGCATCTCCATCCCGCCGCTGACCGAGGACCGGCGCAAGGACCTGGCCAAGGTGGCCAAGAAATACGCCGAAGAGGCCAAGGTCGCCGTGCGCAACATCCGCCGCGACGCCAACGAGACCCTGAAAAAAAAGAAGAACGACAAGTCCATCAGCGAGGACGACCAGCACAAGGGCCAGGATGACGTGCAAAAGCTCACCGATGCCTACATCGCCAAGGCCGAGGATATCCTTTCCAAGAAAGAAAAGGAAATCATGGAGATCTAG
- a CDS encoding ribonuclease J: MNATPAVTLYPLGGLGEIGLNCMALVSGDSMIVVDCGLMFPDDSLFGIDVVIPRFDFLLANKDKLKGILLTHGHEDHIGALPWLMRSCDAPLYGSAFTLALAAKKLEEHNLKEFTQFEPVVGGQTLTLGDFRVTFFPVCHSIVEGFALGIETPAGRIVHTGDFKIDRTPLDGHATDLPAIKAFSKPGVMLLLSDSTNAEREGFALAEREIKSTLDGLFRDAPGRIVVTLFSSHIQRMQEIYDLAHACGRKVAVSGKSLFSNIEIARDLGHLRVPAGTEASLDELPGLPDDKVVLLVTGSQGEPLSALSRLAYGEHRQIKAQKGDTVILSSRFIPGNIRAITRLINRLYKLGAEVLYERVQAIHASGHAHGAELRLMLETVSPKYFIPIHGEYRHLVKHARIAVACGVAPERALVIEDGQPVTFRQGLVRLEDPIPVEHIYVDGKGVGDVGVTVLKERQLLAGEGLVIVVLVVDEKSGELTFGPSILSKGFVFEQHYSHVLEDAKCIVLDIFENVPPGQSDLLKERIRSALRRFFRKVLERDPVVVPLVITL; this comes from the coding sequence ATGAACGCCACCCCCGCCGTGACCCTCTACCCATTGGGCGGCCTCGGCGAAATCGGGCTCAACTGCATGGCCCTGGTCAGCGGCGATTCGATGATCGTCGTGGACTGCGGCCTGATGTTCCCCGACGACTCCCTGTTCGGCATCGACGTGGTCATCCCGCGTTTCGATTTCCTTTTGGCCAACAAGGACAAGCTCAAGGGCATCCTTTTAACCCACGGCCACGAGGACCACATCGGCGCCTTGCCGTGGCTGATGCGCTCGTGCGACGCGCCGCTTTACGGCTCGGCCTTCACCCTGGCCTTGGCGGCCAAGAAACTCGAAGAGCACAACCTCAAGGAATTCACACAGTTCGAGCCAGTCGTCGGCGGCCAGACCCTGACGCTGGGCGATTTTCGCGTCACCTTTTTTCCGGTGTGCCATTCCATCGTCGAGGGCTTCGCCCTGGGCATCGAGACCCCGGCCGGGCGCATCGTCCACACCGGCGACTTCAAGATCGACCGCACGCCCCTGGACGGCCACGCCACGGACCTGCCGGCCATCAAGGCCTTCAGCAAGCCGGGCGTGATGCTGCTTTTGTCCGATTCCACCAATGCCGAGCGCGAGGGTTTCGCCCTGGCCGAGCGCGAGATCAAATCCACCCTGGATGGGCTGTTTCGCGACGCGCCCGGCCGGATCGTGGTGACGCTTTTCTCCAGCCACATCCAGCGCATGCAGGAGATCTACGACCTGGCCCACGCCTGCGGGCGCAAGGTGGCCGTGTCGGGCAAGTCGCTTTTTTCCAACATCGAGATCGCCCGGGACCTGGGGCATCTGCGCGTGCCGGCCGGCACCGAGGCCAGCCTCGACGAACTGCCGGGCCTTCCCGACGACAAGGTCGTGCTGCTCGTCACCGGCTCCCAGGGCGAGCCGCTGTCCGCCCTGTCGCGCCTGGCCTACGGCGAGCACCGCCAGATCAAGGCCCAGAAGGGCGACACCGTCATCCTGTCCTCGCGGTTCATTCCCGGCAACATCCGGGCCATCACGCGCCTGATCAACCGCCTCTACAAGCTCGGGGCCGAGGTCCTCTACGAACGCGTCCAGGCCATCCACGCCTCGGGCCACGCCCACGGCGCGGAACTGCGGCTGATGCTCGAAACCGTGTCCCCCAAATACTTCATTCCCATCCACGGCGAGTACCGCCACCTGGTCAAGCACGCCCGCATCGCCGTGGCCTGCGGCGTGGCCCCGGAACGGGCCCTGGTCATCGAGGACGGCCAGCCCGTGACCTTCCGCCAAGGGCTGGTGCGCCTGGAGGACCCCATCCCGGTCGAGCACATCTACGTGGACGGCAAGGGCGTGGGCGACGTGGGGGTCACGGTGCTCAAGGAGCGCCAGTTGCTGGCCGGCGAGGGGCTGGTCATCGTGGTGCTCGTGGTGGACGAGAAATCCGGCGAGCTGACCTTCGGCCCGAGCATCCTCTCGAAAGGCTTCGTCTTCGAGCAGCACTACAGCCACGTGCTGGAAGACGCCAAATGCATCGTGCTCGACATCTTCGAGAACGTGCCGCCCGGCCAGTCCGACCTGCTCAAGGAGCGCATCCGCTCCGCCCTGCGGCGCTTTTTCCGCAAGGTCCTGGAACGCGATCCCGTGGTGGTGCCGCTGGTCATCACCTTGTAG
- the uppS gene encoding polyprenyl diphosphate synthase: MADTTSLPRHVAIIMDGNGRWATSRGLPRSEGHRAGTEAARGVVTRCRELGIRHLTLYTFSKENWGRPADEVKFLFDLLVRFLNRELDTLLTQSIRFVVLGELAELPLATRKVLAHVIARTAHCTEMTLNLALNYSGREEILRACRRLIAQGLPPEAVTEQRLAAELYTVGQPDPDLIIRTSGEMRLSGYLLWQSAYSEFAFPETLWPDFTPAHLDAVLDDFRGRSRRFGLTSEQIDGA; this comes from the coding sequence GTGGCCGACACCACGTCTCTTCCCCGGCACGTGGCCATCATCATGGACGGCAACGGGCGCTGGGCCACTTCCCGGGGGCTGCCCCGTAGCGAAGGCCATCGGGCCGGCACCGAAGCCGCCCGGGGGGTGGTCACCCGTTGCCGCGAACTGGGCATCCGCCACCTGACGCTCTACACCTTTTCCAAGGAAAACTGGGGCCGGCCGGCCGACGAGGTCAAGTTCCTCTTCGACCTGCTGGTGCGCTTCCTCAACCGGGAGCTTGACACCCTGCTCACCCAGTCCATCCGCTTCGTGGTGCTCGGCGAGCTGGCCGAACTGCCCCTGGCCACCCGCAAGGTGCTCGCCCACGTCATCGCCAGGACCGCCCACTGCACGGAGATGACGCTCAATCTGGCGCTCAACTATTCCGGCCGCGAGGAGATCCTGCGCGCCTGCCGGCGGCTGATCGCCCAGGGCCTGCCCCCCGAGGCCGTCACCGAACAGCGCCTGGCCGCCGAACTCTATACCGTCGGCCAGCCCGATCCCGACCTCATCATCCGCACCAGCGGCGAGATGCGCCTGTCCGGCTACCTGCTGTGGCAGTCCGCCTACAGCGAGTTCGCCTTTCCCGAGACCCTGTGGCCCGATTTCACGCCGGCCCATCTCGATGCGGTCCTCGACGACTTCCGCGGCCGGTCGAGGCGTTTCGGCCTGACCAGCGAACAGATCGACGGGGCCTGA
- a CDS encoding fumarylacetoacetate hydrolase family protein, whose product MKVLRVRRGDRTFYGQLLLERRAVRCLDPALGLPEVVALSEVTVLPPVAPSKVVCALGNFRDTPAGGRRVGAAPVLFLKPPSSVIGSGEAIVLPRAAARVEAFGGLAVVLGRACRNVAPAEVPRCLFGFACANDITAPDLFAADGLPGRAKGFDTFAPIGPWIETAVADPSALSLRTRVNGAVVQEASLADMAVSPYDLVSFVSGVMTLLPGDVILTGSPADGGRLAPGDEVRVEIDEVGVLINAARGEAERAPLQ is encoded by the coding sequence ATGAAAGTGCTGCGCGTGCGCCGGGGGGACAGGACTTTTTACGGCCAGCTGCTTCTGGAGCGGCGGGCCGTGCGCTGCCTGGACCCGGCCCTGGGCCTGCCCGAGGTGGTGGCCTTGTCGGAAGTGACGGTGCTGCCGCCGGTGGCCCCGTCCAAGGTGGTGTGCGCGCTGGGCAATTTCCGGGATACGCCGGCTGGCGGGCGCCGCGTCGGGGCGGCGCCCGTGCTGTTTCTCAAGCCCCCCTCGTCCGTCATCGGCAGCGGCGAGGCCATTGTGCTGCCCCGGGCCGCCGCCCGGGTGGAGGCTTTCGGCGGTCTGGCCGTGGTGCTCGGCCGGGCCTGCCGCAACGTGGCCCCGGCCGAGGTGCCGCGCTGCCTGTTCGGCTTCGCCTGCGCCAACGACATCACGGCCCCCGACCTGTTCGCCGCCGACGGCCTGCCGGGCCGGGCCAAGGGTTTCGACACCTTCGCCCCCATCGGCCCCTGGATCGAGACCGCCGTGGCCGACCCGTCGGCCCTGTCCCTGCGCACCCGCGTCAACGGGGCCGTGGTCCAGGAGGCCAGCCTGGCCGACATGGCCGTCTCCCCCTACGATCTGGTCAGCTTCGTGTCCGGCGTCATGACCCTGCTGCCCGGCGACGTGATCCTCACCGGCTCGCCGGCCGACGGCGGCCGGCTGGCCCCGGGCGACGAGGTGCGGGTGGAGATCGACGAGGTGGGCGTGCTGATCAACGCCGCCCGGGGCGAGGCCGAACGGGCGCCGTTGCAGTGA